Proteins from one Triticum aestivum cultivar Chinese Spring chromosome 7A, IWGSC CS RefSeq v2.1, whole genome shotgun sequence genomic window:
- the LOC123148556 gene encoding protein FORGETTER 1 yields MAGGGGSPSPAAAAPAAVQVRCAGCRGVLAVAPGMTEFICPKCRMAQRLPPELMPSSSPPKASPTPPPPQPPPLPPQPHSQPAPPPPPLPAASRRSGPRAQGVDPTKIQLPCARCKAILNVPHGLARFRCPQCDVDLAVDISKLQHFLAAAAPGPGFVPPPPPPAPPVPMPHMPFLPMMPPPRMPMAPMVPPPEPPEEINEVAFDVEREEDEGDTVGETFMDYRPPKLSLGLPHPDPVVETSSLSAVQPPEPTYSLAIMDELDETRALSCLQIETIVYACQRHLHHLPTGARAGFFIGDGAGVGKGRTIAGLIWENWQQGRHKALWISIGSDLKYDARRDLDDVGAKCVQVHALNKLPYSKLDSKATGITDGVVFVTYSSLIASSEKGYSRLRQLVEWCGSEYDGLVVFDECHKAKNLIPEAGGQPTRTGKSVLEIQEMLPEARVVYCSATGASEPRNLGYMVRLGLWGDGTSFQSFHQFLGALEKGGVGALELVAMDMKARGMYVCRTLSYKGVDFDVVEAPLEDRMMNMYRKAAEFWAELRVELLSANEYYAEDKSNSAQIWRLYWASHQRFFRHMCMSAKVPAVVKLVKEALAEERCVVVGLQSTGEARTEEAITKYGVEMEDFISGPRELLLKLVEDNYPLPPKPDCSQQGEDKVTEVQRKRHYGPDVSLKGRVRKLAKMEDSDDGMDAHSPLESDHELTDSEEELHMCQICNTEEEKSLLLHCSNCATSVHPGCPIPPWTGTLTDDWLCYACKEIIEGYFKERDAYMAELSKRYDSAVDRKSKILEIIRALDLPNNPLDDIIDQLGGPDNVAEITGRRGMLIRASDGKGVVYQARNTKEIALDMINMHEKQLFMDGEKFIAIISEAGSAGVSLHADRRVKNQRRRVHITLELPWSADRATQQFGRTHRSNQTSAPVYRILFTNLGGEKRFASIVAKRLESLGALTQGDRRAGPSLSAFNYDSSYGKKALTLMYRGIMEQDAFPVVPLGCSENQSSLQEFITRSKAALVAVGIIRDAVICIGKHGGKLTGRIVDSDMHDVARFLNRILGLAPNIQNRLFDLFTSILDVVIQNARSEGRLDSGIVDIKAKRVEMKEPPKTVHVDSLSGASTVLFTLTIDRGVTWESAKAMLEERQKDGACSSNEGFYESRREWMGRRHFILAFEGSTEGMYRVTRPAVGEASKEMPLAELEGKYKKASSSGKTGEGWQEEYDVSSKQCMHGPKCRLGSDCTVGRRLQEINVLGGLILPVWGAVEKALNKQARQAHKRIRVVRLETTDDNHRIVGLVIPNTAVESVLEGLQWVQDIDE; encoded by the coding sequence atggccggcggcggcggttccccttccccggcggcggccgccCCCGCGGCCGTCCAGGTGCGCTGCGCCGGCTGCCGCGGCGTCCTCGCCGTGGCCCCCGGCATGACCGAGTTCATCTGCCCCAAATGCCGCATGGCGCAGCGCCTTCCCCCGGAGCTCATGCCCTCCTCCTCCCCGCCCAAGGCGTCCCCTACCCCGCCTCCGCCccagccccctccccttcctcctcaGCCTCACTCTCAGCCGGCGCCTCCCCCTCCGCCTCTCCCTGCTGCTTCCCGCCGCTCCGGGCCGCGGGCGCAGGGCGTGGACCCCACCAAGATCCAGCTGCCCTGCGCGCGCTGCAAGGCCATCCTCAACGTGCCGCACGGCCTCGCCCGCTTCCGCTGCCCGCAGTGCGACGTCGACCTCGCCGTCGACATCTCCAAGCTCCAGCATttccttgccgccgccgcccctgggCCGGGCTTCGTTCCTCCACCGCCTCCGCCCGCGCCCCCAGTCCCAATGCCGCACATGCCCTTCCTACCGATGATGCCGCCGCCGCGCATGCCGATGGCCCCAATGgtcccgccgcccgagccgccggaGGAGATCAACGAGGTTGCGTTTGACGTTGAGCGCGAGGAAGACGAAGGTGACACTGTTGGTGAAACTTTCATGGACTATAGGCCTCCTAAGCTGTCTCTTGGTCTTCCTCATCCGGACCCTGTGGTAGAGACTTCATCTTTATCAGCGGTGCAGCCTCCTGAACCTACTTACAGCCTGGCTATTATGGATGAATTGGATGAGACCAGGGCATTGTCATGCTTACAGATTGAGACAATAGTGTATGCTTGTCAGAGGCATCTTCACCATCTCCCTACTGGTGCTAGAGCAGGTTTCTTCATCGGTGATGGAGCCGGTGTTGGTAAAGGGCGTACAATTGCTGGATTGATCTGGGAGAATTGGCAACAGGGGAGGCATAAGGCATTGTGGATTTCCATTGGTTCAGACTTGAAATATGATGCCCGCAGAGATCTGGATGATGTTGGTGCAAAATGTGTGCAAGTGCACGCGTTGAACAAGCTGCCATATTCTAAGTTAGACTCAAAGGCCACTGGGATCACAGACGGAGTTGTTTTTGTAACTTATAGCAGTTTAATAGCATCCTCTGAGAAAGGGTATTCACGTTTGCGGCAGCTGGTAGAGTGGTGTGGATCTGAGTACGATGGTCTTGTGGTGTTTGATGAGTGCCACAAGGCTAAAAATCTGATTCCTGAGGCAGGAGGTCAGCCCACTCGCACTGGTAAATCAGTTCTTGAGATCCAGGAAATGTTACCTGAAGCTCGAGTGGTTTACTGCTCAGCAACTGGTGCATCAGAGCCTCGGAATTTAGGCTACATGGTCCGGCTTGGTCTCTGGGGGGACGGAACATCATTTCAGAGTTTTCACCAATTTCTAGGTGCTCTTGAGAAAGGTGGTGTGGGTGCCCTTGAACTTGTTGCTATGGACATGAAAGCTAGGGGCATGTATGTTTGCCGCACACTTAGTTATAAGGGTGTTGATTTTGATGTTGTGGAGGCACCTCTAGAGGACAGAATGATGAATATGTACAGAAAGGCAGCTGAATTTTGGGCTGAGTTACGTGTTGAGCTCCTATCGGCAAATGAGTACTATGCAGAAGACAAGAGCAATTCGGCTCAGATATGGCGGTTATACTGGGCCAGCCATCAGCGTTTCTTTAGGCATATGTGTATGTCTGCAAAGGTACCTGCTGTTGTGAAGTTGGTGAAGGAAGCCTTAGCAGAAGAAAGATGTGTGGTGGTTGGTCTCCAGAGCACTGGTGAAGCTCGAACAGAGGAAGCTATCACAAAATATGGTGTTGAAATGGAAGACTTCATTTCTGGCCCTAGAGAGTTGCTTCTTAAGCTGGTAGAAGATAACTATCCCTTGCCTCCAAAACCTGATTGTTCTCAGCAAGGTGAAGACAAGGTTACGGAGGTCCAGCGTAAGCGGCATTATGGACCCGATGTATCCTTAAAAGGACGAGTTAGGAAACTCGCAAAAAtggaagatagtgatgatggaatGGATGCGCACTCTCCATTGGAGTCAGACCATGAATTAACAGATTCTGAAGAGGAATTGCATATGTGTCAGATCTGCAATACCGAGGAGGAGAAGAGCCTGTTGCTTCATTGTTCCAATTGTGCTACAAGTGTTCACCCTGGCTGTCCAATTCCACCATGGACTGGAACGTTGACAGATGATTGGTTATGTTATGCATGCAAGGAGATAATAGAAGGCTATTTTAAAGAGAGAGATGCTTACATGGCTGAACTATCAAAGAGATATGACAGTGCAGTGGACAGGAAGTCAAAGATTTTAGAAATCATCCGTGCTTTAGATTTGCCTAATAATCCTCTAGATGATATCATTGATCAGCTAGGTGGTCCAGACAATGTTGCAGAAATAACTGGAAGGCGTGGCATGCTAATAAGAGCATCAGATGGAAAAGGTGTTGTTTACCAGGCGCGGAACACGAAAGAAATTGCATTGGACATGATCAATATGCATGAAAAGCAGCTATTCATGGACGGAGAAAAGTTCATCGCAATAATATCGGAAGCAGGATCAGCTGGTGTTTCCTTACATGCTGATCGAAGGGTAAAAAATCAGAGAAGAAGAGTACACATAACACTTGAACTTCCTTGGAGTGCAGACCGTGCAACCCAGCAGTTTGGGAGAACACATCGTTCTAATCAAACTTCTGCACCTGTATATAGGATTCTTTTTACCAACCTTGGTGGTGAAAAACGATTTGCATCAATTGTGGCAAAGCGACTAGAGTCTCTTGGAGCTTTAACACAAGGAGATCGAAGAGCTGGACCATCACTTAGTGCTTTTAACTATGACAGCAGTTATGGAAAAAAGGCCCTGACATTGATGTACAGGGGTATAATGGAACAGGATGCATTTCCAGTTGTGCCTTTGGGATGCTCTGAGAATCAATCTAGTCTCCAAGAATTCATCACTAGATCAAAAGCTGCGTTAGTGGCAGTTGGAATTATCAGGGATGCTGTAATCTGCATTGGAAAACATGGAGGAAAGCTTACTGGTAGGATTGTTGATTCTGATATGCATGATGTGGCCCGTTTCCTCAACCGTATTCTGGGATTAGCTCCAAACATCCAGAATAGGTTATTTGATCTCTTCACAAGCATACTCGACGTAGTAATTCAGAATGCACGAAGTGAAGGACGGCTTGATTCTGGTATTGTTGATATTAAAGCAAAAAGGGTTGAAATGAAAGAACCGCCGAAGACAGTTCACGTTGATAGCCTATCTGGTGCTTCCACGGTATTGTTCACTCTTACAATTGACCGGGGAGTTACTTGGGAGTCGGCTAAGGCAATGCTTGAAGAAAGGCAGAAAGATGGTGCGTGTTCTTCTAATGAAGGGTTTTACGAGTCCCGGAGAGAGTGGATGGGCAGAAGGCATTTCATACTAGCGTTTGAAGGCTCAACGGAAGGAATGTACAGAGTAACTCGCCCTGCCGTTGGGGAAGCTTCGAAGGAGATGCCTTTGGCTGAACTAGAAGGAAAGTACAAGAAGGCCTCATCGTCTGGCAAAACTGGGGAAGGCTGGCAGGAAGAATATGATGtgtcgtccaagcagtgcatgcaTGGGCccaagtgcagacttggaagcgATTGTACTGTGGGCAGAAGGTTACAGGAGATTAATGTTTTGGGTGGTCTAATACTTCCTGTGTGGGGCGCGGTAGAAAAGGCCCTGAATAAGCAGGCCCGACAGGCTCACAAGAGGATACGTGTCGTACGCCTGGAGACAACAGATGACAACCATCGGATTGTTGGGCTAGTCATTCCAAACACAGCAGTCGAGTCAGTGTTAGAAGGTCTGCAGTGGGTCCAGGACATCGACGAATGA